A single window of Martelella sp. NC20 DNA harbors:
- a CDS encoding ABC transporter ATP-binding protein, which yields MLPLSLTDIAVTFPGLDGAVLSIPRLDIAAGERVAITGPSGSGKSTFVNIVTGLERLTHGHARWGETDLSTLSESGRDRFRGENIGLIMQDFHLFPALSALENVLLPARLARAAGEQRIRRAHDLLDQVGLSRHDQKTGTMSRGEMQRVAVARALLREPGIIVADEPTASLDAASGETVGRLLLELAEGSTLIVVSHDRRLIAPLTREISLLAGSIASDEKRG from the coding sequence ATGCTGCCTCTTTCCCTGACGGACATTGCCGTCACCTTTCCCGGCCTCGATGGCGCGGTGCTTTCGATACCACGGCTCGATATCGCCGCCGGCGAGCGGGTCGCGATCACCGGCCCGTCGGGTTCCGGCAAGAGCACTTTCGTCAACATCGTCACCGGGTTGGAGCGGCTCACGCATGGCCATGCCCGCTGGGGCGAAACCGACCTGTCGACGCTCTCCGAAAGCGGGCGGGACCGTTTTCGCGGCGAGAATATCGGCCTGATCATGCAGGATTTTCACCTTTTTCCGGCACTTTCCGCGCTTGAAAACGTGTTGCTGCCGGCAAGGCTTGCACGCGCGGCAGGTGAACAGCGCATCCGCCGCGCCCACGATCTTCTCGACCAGGTCGGCCTTTCCCGCCACGACCAGAAGACCGGCACGATGTCGCGCGGCGAGATGCAGCGCGTGGCGGTCGCCCGCGCGCTTTTGCGCGAACCCGGCATCATCGTGGCCGACGAGCCGACGGCAAGTCTCGACGCCGCATCGGGCGAGACCGTCGGCCGCCTGCTGCTGGAGCTTGCCGAGGGCAGCACGTTGATCGTCGTCTCACATGACCGGCGGCTGATCGCCCCGCTGACGCGCGAGATATCGCTGCTTGCAGGCAGCATCGCCAGCGACGAAAAGAGAGGCTGA
- a CDS encoding FtsX-like permease family protein, which yields MFRFILADLRRLWAGSVVIVILIMLATALGVAVTLEERALRLGSARASEKFDLVIGAPGSETQLVLSSVFLQAADLPLMDGDILPALQADPRVAWAAPIGFGDSYAGYPIVGTTAELITNTTPGFSDGGNFTHLGEAVIGSAVDLSIGDTIKPLHGTIESGGHTHDELAYTVTGKADPTGTPWDRAIFVPIEAVWEIHGMEAHEAEEHDEAEHDDDHEHDEAEHDEEHHHLDPAAPLDETWHEGETPGLPAILVKPKSIADAYRLRQDYRGDHTLAVFPAEVLTKLYATLGDAKQVLAAIAAGAQVLVAAALMLVTVIHVSQRRREIGALRAFGAPRGAVFAIVWSELFLLVAIGIALGYAAGLAAALAVARSITAERGVSLPVGFTAADLGSAAVLVATAALLSALPALIAYRQPPAAALKS from the coding sequence ATGTTCCGTTTTATTCTCGCAGACCTTCGACGCCTCTGGGCCGGCTCCGTCGTCATCGTGATCCTGATCATGCTTGCGACAGCGCTCGGCGTCGCCGTCACGCTGGAGGAACGGGCGCTCAGGCTCGGCAGCGCCCGGGCCTCGGAGAAATTCGACCTGGTCATCGGCGCGCCCGGCAGCGAAACCCAGCTCGTGCTCTCCTCCGTCTTCCTGCAGGCCGCCGACCTGCCGCTGATGGATGGCGACATCCTGCCCGCGCTTCAGGCGGACCCGCGCGTGGCCTGGGCAGCCCCGATCGGCTTCGGCGATTCCTATGCCGGCTATCCGATCGTCGGCACCACGGCGGAATTGATCACCAACACCACGCCCGGTTTTTCCGATGGCGGCAATTTCACGCATCTGGGCGAAGCCGTGATCGGTTCGGCGGTCGACCTTTCGATCGGCGACACGATCAAGCCGCTCCACGGCACGATCGAAAGCGGCGGCCATACCCATGACGAGCTTGCCTATACAGTTACCGGAAAGGCCGACCCGACCGGCACGCCCTGGGACCGCGCCATCTTCGTGCCGATCGAGGCCGTCTGGGAAATCCACGGCATGGAAGCGCATGAGGCAGAGGAGCATGACGAGGCCGAACATGACGACGACCACGAGCATGACGAGGCTGAGCATGATGAGGAGCATCATCACCTCGACCCCGCCGCGCCGCTCGATGAAACCTGGCATGAGGGCGAAACGCCCGGCCTGCCCGCCATACTGGTGAAGCCGAAGTCGATCGCCGATGCCTATCGGCTCAGGCAGGATTACCGGGGCGACCACACGCTCGCCGTTTTCCCGGCGGAAGTGCTGACGAAACTCTACGCCACGCTCGGCGATGCCAAACAGGTGCTGGCGGCGATTGCCGCGGGCGCGCAGGTGCTCGTCGCCGCGGCGCTCATGCTCGTGACCGTCATTCACGTGTCGCAGCGAAGGCGCGAGATCGGGGCATTGCGCGCATTCGGCGCGCCGCGCGGCGCGGTATTCGCCATCGTCTGGAGCGAGCTCTTCCTGCTGGTCGCAATCGGCATCGCGCTCGGCTATGCGGCGGGCCTCGCCGCAGCGCTTGCGGTCGCGCGGTCGATCACGGCCGAACGCGGCGTGTCGCTTCCCGTCGGTTTCACCGCGGCCGATCTCGGCTCCGCCGCCGTGCTGGTGGCAACCGCCGCCCTGCTTTCCGCCCTGCCCGCCCTCATCGCCTATCGTCAGCCGCCGGCGGCCGCGCTGAAAAGTTAG
- a CDS encoding AEC family transporter has translation MQEIFNSVIPIFALILIGWLAVKSRYLPAEHAGVMSSFVYRIGLPVLLMRTIANADFTGADPLRIWAVYFASVAIAWIVAAMVSRFVFNRDRVSAVVIGLSGTFSNLALLGIPLVSHIAGETALVALSIVLAIHMPVLMVTATVLAERAKAHEGGATSAPGRLAATVGYNLATNPLVIGLIIGAVMNFTGLTPAGPLATVISMLAGIAAPVALVSIGMTLAQYRVAGNAGLFSAITVIKLALLPALVFALSHAFGLPQPIMAGLVLGAACPAGVNAFLLADKFGTGRNIAASTITVTTLLGVVTVSLWVLLLGY, from the coding sequence ATGCAAGAAATATTCAACAGCGTCATCCCGATCTTCGCCCTGATCCTGATCGGCTGGCTCGCCGTCAAATCACGCTATCTGCCGGCAGAGCATGCCGGCGTGATGTCGAGCTTCGTGTACAGGATCGGCCTGCCGGTGCTGTTGATGCGCACCATCGCCAATGCCGATTTCACCGGCGCCGATCCGCTCAGGATCTGGGCGGTCTATTTTGCCAGCGTGGCGATCGCCTGGATCGTGGCCGCCATGGTTTCCCGCTTCGTCTTCAACCGGGATCGCGTGTCTGCCGTCGTCATCGGGCTTTCCGGCACGTTTTCCAACCTTGCGCTGCTCGGCATTCCCCTCGTCAGCCACATTGCGGGTGAAACCGCGCTGGTGGCGCTTTCGATCGTGCTTGCGATCCACATGCCGGTGCTGATGGTCACCGCCACGGTGCTGGCCGAACGCGCCAAGGCGCACGAAGGCGGCGCCACCAGCGCCCCGGGACGGCTTGCAGCCACGGTGGGCTACAATCTTGCGACCAATCCGCTGGTGATCGGCCTGATCATCGGGGCGGTGATGAATTTCACCGGCCTCACGCCAGCGGGACCGCTCGCCACCGTCATCTCGATGCTCGCCGGGATCGCCGCTCCTGTGGCGCTGGTTTCGATCGGCATGACCCTCGCGCAATACAGGGTCGCCGGCAATGCCGGCCTGTTCTCGGCGATCACCGTTATCAAGCTCGCTCTGCTGCCGGCCCTGGTCTTCGCCCTTTCACACGCCTTCGGGCTGCCGCAGCCGATCATGGCCGGCCTGGTGCTCGGCGCGGCCTGCCCTGCGGGCGTCAACGCCTTCCTGCTTGCCGACAAGTTCGGCACCGGCCGCAACATCGCCGCCTCCACGATCACCGTCACCACCCTGCTCGGCGTGGTCACGGTCAGCCTGTGGGTGTTATTGCTGGGATACTGA